The Mycolicibacterium smegmatis genome has a window encoding:
- a CDS encoding helix-turn-helix transcriptional regulator produces MARDDAPASENPFGDFLRAQRSRISTHDVGLPSVAGRRVVGLRREEVAVLSGVSADYYARLEQGRERSPSAQVVDAICHALRLAPDAREHAFRLAKLSPTAARSGDAVSPELLQTMEAFPHAAAYVTNPAFRVLIANPAATALITPLQQRDPNVLAALFLDPAAREFYVNWDEVSKASVSALRLAEGFTPTHPEVTDLITRLRRGSAGFRGLWDDHAVAGLTATRKTIRHPEVGMLTLSYQTFDVRSSPGQQLTVATAAPESPSADALALLGTLEATRHRERL; encoded by the coding sequence GTGGCCCGTGACGACGCACCGGCATCTGAGAATCCGTTCGGCGACTTCCTGCGCGCGCAGCGGTCACGGATCAGCACCCACGACGTGGGCCTGCCATCAGTTGCGGGTAGGCGCGTGGTCGGTCTGCGGCGCGAGGAAGTTGCCGTGTTGTCCGGTGTGAGCGCGGACTATTACGCGCGGCTGGAGCAGGGCCGCGAACGCAGCCCGTCGGCTCAGGTCGTCGATGCGATCTGTCACGCCCTGCGGCTAGCCCCCGACGCGCGGGAGCACGCCTTCCGCCTAGCCAAGCTTTCCCCGACCGCGGCGCGCAGCGGTGACGCGGTGAGTCCGGAACTGCTGCAGACGATGGAGGCGTTCCCTCACGCGGCGGCCTACGTGACCAATCCGGCGTTTCGCGTGCTGATCGCCAACCCGGCAGCCACCGCCCTGATCACGCCCCTGCAGCAGCGGGACCCCAATGTGCTTGCCGCGCTGTTCCTCGATCCTGCCGCGCGCGAGTTCTACGTCAATTGGGACGAGGTATCCAAGGCGTCGGTCAGCGCGCTGCGCTTGGCCGAAGGCTTCACCCCGACCCACCCCGAAGTCACCGACCTGATCACCCGCCTGCGCCGAGGCAGCGCAGGCTTCCGAGGATTGTGGGACGACCACGCCGTCGCCGGCCTCACCGCGACGCGCAAGACCATCCGCCATCCCGAGGTCGGGATGCTGACGCTGAGCTACCAGACCTTCGATGTCCGTAGCTCGCCTGGCCAGCAGCTCACGGTGGCCACGGCAGCACCCGAATCGCCCAGCGCCGACGCCCTGGCACTTCTGGGGACACTGGAGGCCACCCGCCACCGCGAACGTCTCTAA
- a CDS encoding Rrf2 family transcriptional regulator: MSANSKMSLAVHVLTWIAFDRRGTDKEVGTSQRIATSVNTNPVVIRRCLSDLRVAGLVESSRNGGWALTRAASKITLLDVYNAVGDGEVFGMHASPPDAECYVGYGIQPVLSRVYARATAALRKSLATTSIADVLRDTMAEFEAGNPVEALRGP, translated from the coding sequence ATGAGTGCGAACAGCAAGATGAGTCTGGCGGTGCACGTGTTGACGTGGATTGCCTTCGATCGTCGCGGCACCGACAAGGAGGTCGGTACCTCGCAGCGCATCGCGACCAGCGTGAACACCAACCCGGTGGTCATCCGCCGGTGCTTGAGCGACCTGCGGGTCGCTGGCCTGGTCGAGTCCAGCCGCAACGGCGGCTGGGCGTTGACCCGCGCTGCGTCGAAGATCACGCTGCTCGACGTCTACAACGCCGTCGGCGACGGTGAGGTCTTCGGCATGCACGCTTCACCCCCGGACGCGGAATGCTATGTGGGATACGGCATTCAACCCGTGCTGTCTCGGGTGTATGCACGCGCCACCGCTGCGCTGCGCAAGTCGCTGGCCACGACGTCCATCGCCGACGTCCTACGTGACACCATGGCCGAGTTCGAGGCCGGCAATCCCGTGGAGGCCCTTCGTGGCCCGTGA